A window of the Lolium perenne isolate Kyuss_39 chromosome 7, Kyuss_2.0, whole genome shotgun sequence genome harbors these coding sequences:
- the LOC127312274 gene encoding putative ripening-related protein 5, with translation MATARVLATSAVFLLVALCTSHVASSLRLGLDVCRASGYLPGKAGHCEQSNDPDCCEDGKRYPQYHCSPPVTASTKAVLTLNSFEKGKDGGGPSECDNAYHSDEEMVVALSTGWFKNMGRCGHRIKITANGKSVYAKVVDECDSVYGCDDEHNYEPPCANNIVDASPAVWNALGLDQNVGMEGITWSDN, from the coding sequence ATGGCAACTGCAAGAGTTCTAGCCACCTCTGCAGTCTTCCTCCTTGTAGCACTCTGCACCTCCCATGTCGCGTCCTCGCTCCGCCTAGGGCTCGACGTGTGCCGTGCGAGCGGCTACCTCCCTGGAAAAGCAGGTCACTGTGAGCAGAGCAATGACCCTGACTGTTGTGAGGATGGTAAGAGGTACCCGCAATACCACTGCTCACCTCCGGTCACCGCGAGCACCAAGGCCGTCCTGACACTCAACAGTTTCGAGAAGGGTAAGGATGGCGGTGGCCCATCGGAGTGCGACAACGCCTACCACAGCGACGAGGAGATGGTCGTCGCACTCTCCACTGGCTGGTTCAAAAACATGGGTCGTTGCGGGCACCGCATCAAGATCACCGCGAATGGTAAATCTGTGTATGCCAAGGTGGTGGATGAGTGTGACTCTGTGTACGGCTGCGACGACGAGCACAACTACGAACCACCCTGCGCCAACAATATCGTCGATGCCTCGCCGGCTGTGTGGAATGCTCTGGGTCTCGACCAAAACGTTGGTATGGAGGGCATCACCTGGTCCGACAACTGA